A portion of the Lolium rigidum isolate FL_2022 chromosome 1, APGP_CSIRO_Lrig_0.1, whole genome shotgun sequence genome contains these proteins:
- the LOC124666879 gene encoding GDSL esterase/lipase APG-like, with amino-acid sequence MEARCLLLLAVLLLVGSHGGEAQPLVPGLFTFGDSTVDIGNNDYLHTLIKADFPPYGRDFKNRVATGRFCNGKLATDLTADTLGFTSYPPAYLSPEASGKNLLIGANFASAGSGYYDHTALMYHAIPFSQQLDYFREYQSKLAAVAGSSQAKSIITGSLYIISFGASDFVQNYYINPLLFKTQTVDQFSDRLVSIFVNSVTQLYGMGARRIAVTTLPPLGCLPAAITLFGHGSSGCVTRLNSDSQRFNGKMSAAVNSLAKRYHDLKIAVFDIYTPLYSLVTSPESQGFTEAKRGCCGTGRVEFTVFLCNPKSVGTCSNATSYVFWDAVHPSEAANQVIADSLLAAGIDLVT; translated from the exons ATGGAGGCGAGGTGCTTGCTGCTCTTGGCTGTACTCCTTTTGGTGGGATCTCATGGCGGCGAAGCGCAGCCGCTCGTGCCGGGGCTCTTCACGTTCGGCGACTCAACGGTCGACATAGGTAACAATGACTACCTCCACACCCTTATCAAGGCGGACTTCCCTCCCTATGGCAGGGACTTCAAGAACCGTGTGGCCACGGGGAGGTTCTGCAATGGCAAGCTTGCTACCGATCTTACTG CTGATACGCTTGGGTTTACTAGCTACCCACCCGCGTATCTCAGCCCAGAGGCGTCAGGGAAGAACCTTCTGATCGGAGCCAACTTCGCCTCTGCTGGATCTGGCTACTATGATCACACGGCACTAATGTAT CATGCCATCCCTTTCTCCCAGCAATTGGACTACTTCAGGGAGTACCAATCCAAGCTGGCAGCGGTGGCTGGAAGCAGCCAGGCTAAGTCCATCATCACGGGCTCATTGTACATCATCAGCTTCGGTGCAAGTGACTTCGTCCAGAACTACTACATCAACCCTTTGCTCTTCAAGACCCAGACCGTCGACCAGTTCTCTGACCGCCTTGTCAGCATCTTTGTTAACAGCGTGACG CAACTTTACGGTATGGGAGCACGGCGCATTGCTGTCACGACATTGCCACCCCTAGGCTGCCTCCCCGCGGCAATCACACTGTTCGGTCACGGGAGCAGCGGGTGCGTGACGAGGCTCAACAGCGACTCCCAGAGGTTCAACGGGAAGATGAGCGCCGCCGTCAACTCGCTGGCGAAGAGGTACCATGATCTTAAGATCGCGGTCTTCGACATCTACACGCCTCTGTACAGCCTCGTTACCTCTCCTGAATCACAAG GCTTCACCGAGGCGAAGCGGGGATGCTGCGGGACAGGGAGGGTGGAGTTCACGGTGTTCCTCTGCAACCCCAAGTCAGTCGGGACCTGCTCTAATGCGACGAGCTACGTGTTCTGGGACGCCGTCCACCCATCAGAGGCAGCGAACCAAGTGATCGCGGACTCTCTCCTCGCAGCGGGCATCGACCTGGTCACATAA